In a genomic window of Flavobacterium lipolyticum:
- a CDS encoding 2TM domain-containing protein, protein MEVDLNEEDKYYLAKKRVEEIKGFYGNLTAYVIVNLVLIFINLYTSPRHLWFYWPLMWWGVGVVFHGLKVFKVFPVLGKDWEEKKIKELMEKERENKNKWQ, encoded by the coding sequence ATGGAAGTAGATTTGAATGAAGAGGATAAATATTACCTCGCAAAAAAGAGAGTGGAGGAAATCAAAGGTTTCTATGGCAATCTAACGGCATACGTTATTGTAAATCTGGTTCTGATTTTTATCAATCTTTATACATCACCAAGACATTTATGGTTTTACTGGCCCTTAATGTGGTGGGGAGTTGGAGTGGTTTTTCACGGTTTGAAAGTCTTTAAAGTGTTTCCGGTTCTCGGAAAAGACTGGGAAGAGAAAAAGATCAAAGAACTGATGGAAAAAGAGAGAGAGAATAAAAATAAATGGCAATGA